From Streptomyces sp. NBC_00370, a single genomic window includes:
- the rplJ gene encoding 50S ribosomal protein L10, giving the protein MARPDKAAAVAELTDQFRSSNAAVLTEYRGLTVAQLKELRRSLGENTQYAVVKNTLTKIAANEAGINTLDDLFTGPTAVAFVTGDPVASAKGLRDFAKDNPNLIIKGGVLDGKALSADEFKKLADLESREVLLAKLAGGLKASMAKAAATFQAPLTEFARTAEALRAKVEQGGAGTPAPAEADAE; this is encoded by the coding sequence ATGGCAAGGCCCGACAAGGCTGCCGCGGTAGCCGAGCTGACGGACCAGTTCCGCAGCTCGAACGCCGCCGTGCTGACCGAGTACCGGGGTCTCACCGTGGCGCAGCTCAAGGAGCTGCGTCGTTCGCTCGGTGAGAACACCCAGTACGCCGTGGTGAAGAACACGCTGACCAAGATCGCGGCCAACGAGGCCGGGATCAACACGCTGGACGACCTGTTCACAGGTCCGACGGCGGTTGCCTTCGTCACCGGTGACCCGGTGGCGTCGGCGAAGGGTCTTCGTGACTTCGCCAAGGACAACCCCAACCTCATCATCAAGGGCGGTGTCCTTGACGGTAAGGCGCTGTCCGCCGATGAGTTCAAGAAGCTCGCGGACCTCGAGTCCCGCGAGGTTCTGCTCGCCAAGCTGGCCGGTGGCCTGAAGGCGTCCATGGCCAAGGCCGCGGCGACCTTCCAGGCTCCGCTCACGGAGTTCGCCCGCACCGCGGAAGCACTTCGCGCCAAGGTCGAGCAGGGCGGTGCCGGTACGCCGGCTCCCGCCGAGGCCGACGCCGAATAG
- the rplL gene encoding 50S ribosomal protein L7/L12, with amino-acid sequence MAKLSQGELLEQFESLTLIELSEFVKAFEEKFDVKAAAPVAAAAVGGGAAVAEAVEEQDEFDVILTGAGEKKIQVIKVVRELTSLGLKEAKDLVDGAPKPVLEKVTKEQAEKGAESLKAAGASVEVK; translated from the coding sequence ATGGCGAAGCTGTCCCAGGGCGAGCTGCTTGAGCAGTTCGAGTCGCTCACCCTCATCGAGCTCTCCGAGTTCGTGAAGGCCTTCGAGGAGAAGTTCGACGTCAAGGCTGCCGCCCCCGTGGCCGCCGCCGCTGTCGGTGGCGGCGCCGCCGTGGCCGAGGCCGTCGAGGAGCAGGACGAGTTCGACGTCATCCTCACGGGCGCCGGCGAGAAGAAGATCCAGGTCATCAAGGTTGTGCGCGAGCTCACCTCCCTGGGCCTCAAGGAGGCCAAGGACCTCGTGGACGGCGCCCCGAAGCCCGTCCTGGAGAAGGTCACCAAGGAGCAGGCGGAGAAGGGTGCCGAGTCCCTCAAGGCCGCCGGCGCCTCCGTCGAGGTCAAGTGA